In Dethiosulfovibrio salsuginis, a single window of DNA contains:
- a CDS encoding ABC transporter ATP-binding protein: protein MTDILKTENLSVGYGGRSVVSKINLNLYPGEIVSLLGPNGSGKSTLLRTLLGLQSPLEGEVLLMDRPLNGLSPSQRARLMGAAMSDRPRPWGLTALEMVEQGRFSRQPDEMACLNALRDMDALDLSDRFLTELSDGELQRVHIARALAQEPSLLLLDEPTSFLDQPRRVEVLRRLADLARERDLSVLLSLHDLDLALTFSHRCLLIGDGTLTSGTPEDLVLSGVLATAYGQPRDWDPLGHPELDCPPVLGEVDLNCPKPIYRWVVRGLRRRGFVPGVGPTLKVEDGEGTTFSLDMDGETRVAYRLDDLLDMLLEVHRG, encoded by the coding sequence ATGACCGATATTCTGAAAACAGAGAACCTCTCGGTGGGCTATGGAGGTCGATCGGTGGTGTCGAAGATCAACCTAAACCTCTATCCCGGAGAGATAGTCTCCCTTCTGGGGCCCAATGGATCGGGAAAATCAACGTTGCTCAGGACCCTTCTGGGCCTTCAAAGTCCCCTGGAGGGGGAGGTGCTTCTGATGGATCGTCCCCTGAACGGTCTATCTCCCTCTCAGAGGGCCAGGCTTATGGGGGCTGCTATGTCGGACAGGCCCAGACCCTGGGGGCTTACAGCTTTAGAGATGGTGGAGCAGGGCCGGTTCTCCAGACAGCCGGACGAGATGGCCTGTCTTAATGCTTTGCGGGATATGGACGCTCTTGACCTGTCCGACAGGTTTCTAACCGAGCTGAGCGATGGGGAGCTCCAGAGGGTCCATATAGCCCGTGCACTGGCCCAAGAGCCGTCTTTGTTGCTCCTTGACGAGCCAACCTCCTTCCTGGATCAACCCAGAAGGGTGGAGGTGCTGCGGAGACTTGCTGACCTAGCTCGGGAGCGGGATCTTTCCGTCCTCCTTTCCCTTCACGATCTTGACCTGGCCCTGACTTTCTCCCATCGCTGTCTCCTCATCGGTGACGGAACCCTCACGTCCGGTACCCCTGAGGACCTAGTCCTGAGTGGAGTCCTGGCGACGGCCTACGGTCAGCCCAGGGATTGGGATCCTCTGGGACATCCCGAGCTGGACTGTCCTCCTGTGTTGGGAGAGGTTGACCTTAACTGCCCAAAGCCCATTTACCGTTGGGTCGTCAGAGGGCTGAGGCGAAGGGGATTCGTTCCCGGTGTCGGCCCGACCTTAAAGGTCGAGGATGGAGAGGGGACCACGTTCTCCCTGGATATGGACGGAGAAACCCGGGTAGCCTATCGTCTGGACGACCTGTTGGACATGCTGTTGGAGGTCCACCGTGGCTAG
- a CDS encoding FecCD family ABC transporter permease — MNWFSTVNSSRSRVPLSLWLLLVLSLVGTMVAGLSLGSVSIPPLSIWDTLTGGDVPSSWRTIVLHLRLPRVLAAAMAGGGLACSGLLMQTLFGNGLAGPSVLGVSSGASLGAAVALLLSPTEGVLSKLGLLGSSFFGALLAMALVAAVAERVRKGATLLILGLMMGYAINSVVSVLIQWAPAERVHGFVSWSFGTFAGIGWDRLPWMGLALFVGVILALMGHRLWDAFLLGESCAATVGADVTSIRRRMIMIVAILAGTVTAYCGPVAFLGIAVPHLARGLIGSARHRYLTPASILTGATLAVLADLFSRLPGGASSLPLNAVTSLIGAPVVAWVVMKGGDR, encoded by the coding sequence ATGAACTGGTTTTCTACCGTAAACTCCAGTAGATCTAGGGTCCCTTTGTCTCTCTGGCTACTTCTTGTTCTCTCCCTCGTCGGTACTATGGTGGCCGGGCTTTCCCTCGGATCGGTCTCAATCCCACCTCTCTCCATATGGGATACCCTCACGGGAGGTGATGTACCTTCTAGCTGGAGGACTATAGTTCTGCACCTAAGGCTTCCCAGGGTCTTGGCCGCCGCCATGGCAGGAGGAGGTCTGGCCTGTTCTGGGCTTCTGATGCAGACTCTGTTCGGAAACGGCCTAGCAGGTCCGTCTGTTCTCGGCGTGAGCTCCGGAGCCAGCCTAGGTGCGGCGGTGGCCCTTTTGCTGTCCCCCACCGAGGGGGTTCTGTCCAAGCTGGGTCTTCTGGGCAGCTCATTCTTCGGAGCCCTTCTGGCGATGGCCCTGGTGGCTGCGGTGGCGGAGAGGGTCAGAAAGGGAGCGACTCTGCTCATCCTCGGCCTTATGATGGGATACGCCATAAACTCGGTGGTATCGGTCCTCATTCAGTGGGCCCCTGCTGAGAGGGTTCACGGCTTCGTCTCCTGGAGCTTCGGGACGTTCGCAGGCATCGGCTGGGACAGGCTGCCATGGATGGGATTAGCTCTCTTTGTAGGGGTGATCCTGGCCCTGATGGGCCATAGGCTGTGGGATGCCTTTTTACTAGGGGAGAGCTGCGCTGCCACAGTAGGGGCGGACGTAACCTCCATCAGACGACGGATGATAATGATAGTGGCCATTTTGGCCGGAACGGTTACCGCCTACTGTGGCCCTGTTGCCTTTTTGGGAATAGCGGTTCCCCATCTGGCACGGGGGCTGATCGGTTCGGCGAGACATCGTTATCTCACTCCTGCCTCCATTCTGACCGGGGCCACCCTCGCGGTCCTTGCGGACCTGTTCTCAAGGCTTCCCGGAGGAGCGTCGTCACTTCCTCTCAACGCTGTGACCTCACTGATCGGGGCTCCTGTGGTGGCTTGGGTGGTTATGAAAGGGGGAGATCGATGA
- a CDS encoding ABC transporter substrate-binding protein, with product MIELKKHAGFFAVIVLFVSSSSFAMEIKEASNLIIEEVEGHHMVTVPVPYYGASAPVRYLLVPKGEAAVQSIPDVVAVEVPLERVVIGTTSAVACLDVLGSLNSLIGLAGGKYVYTDSLRELNLPEVASDGGMSRSLDRERLISLSPGGFITYLYGEEERRDVDFLAGCGIPVLFMAEYLEESPLGRAEWIKFIGLLVGKGEEAEAFFDKVASRYRELEALGALEQDRPVIMSGAPFGGTWYVPKGYSWPSILFRAAGGISMWDDLKGTGTAPMDLEAVLDRAVSADLWVNCGTWRSLDDGRSSGVPVEAISPFKAGRVYNNDNRINEHGGNDYYQLGVIRPDLILSDLLSIIHPLALPDHELVFYRKLQ from the coding sequence TGTCTCCTCCTCCTCCTTCGCTATGGAGATCAAGGAGGCGTCCAACCTCATAATTGAGGAGGTAGAGGGCCACCATATGGTCACCGTTCCGGTGCCCTACTACGGAGCCTCCGCTCCGGTCAGGTATCTTCTGGTCCCAAAGGGAGAAGCTGCCGTTCAATCCATCCCTGACGTCGTCGCTGTAGAGGTTCCCCTTGAGAGGGTGGTCATAGGCACCACCTCAGCCGTGGCCTGCCTCGATGTCCTGGGGTCCCTGAATAGCCTCATAGGTCTGGCAGGGGGGAAGTACGTCTACACCGATTCCCTCCGAGAGCTGAACCTGCCTGAGGTGGCCTCCGACGGTGGAATGTCCAGGTCACTGGACAGGGAGAGGCTTATATCCCTCTCTCCTGGTGGGTTTATAACCTACCTCTACGGGGAGGAGGAGAGGCGGGACGTGGATTTTCTCGCAGGATGTGGCATACCCGTCCTTTTTATGGCAGAGTACCTTGAGGAATCCCCCCTGGGAAGGGCGGAATGGATAAAGTTTATAGGCCTTCTCGTAGGAAAGGGGGAGGAGGCGGAGGCCTTTTTCGATAAAGTCGCCTCTCGATACAGAGAGTTGGAGGCTCTAGGAGCCCTGGAGCAGGACAGGCCGGTAATAATGTCCGGCGCCCCCTTCGGGGGAACCTGGTATGTTCCAAAAGGGTATAGCTGGCCCTCGATACTTTTCAGGGCCGCAGGAGGGATCTCGATGTGGGATGACCTCAAGGGGACCGGAACCGCTCCTATGGATCTGGAGGCGGTCCTAGACAGGGCGGTATCGGCGGATCTTTGGGTCAACTGTGGAACATGGCGTTCTCTGGATGACGGAAGGTCCTCCGGGGTTCCCGTGGAGGCCATATCCCCCTTTAAGGCGGGGAGGGTCTACAACAACGACAACCGAATCAACGAACACGGAGGCAACGACTACTATCAGCTTGGGGTTATCAGGCCCGATCTGATCTTGTCGGACCTCCTGTCCATAATCCATCCCTTGGCTTTGCCGGACCATGAACTGGTTTTCTACCGTAAACTCCAGTAG